Proteins encoded in a region of the Corvus hawaiiensis isolate bCorHaw1 chromosome 18, bCorHaw1.pri.cur, whole genome shotgun sequence genome:
- the PRODH gene encoding proline dehydrogenase 1, mitochondrial isoform X2: MKMTFYGQFVAGEDQEAIKPLLRRNQAFGVGAVLDYSVEEDLGDGRSRTSAAEKEMGGAEQREKQYRAHQGFGDHRSGVTGAHTYFYADEAKCDQHMETFLHCIDASSGSSEDGFSAIKLTALARPQFLVRFSEVLVKWRRFFHQMAAEQGQAGWAVLDTKLEVEKLQEALANLGIVSKAESQQWFTGKNVGTSGTVDLLDWNSLFDSRTKLSRPLLIPNRKTGQLEPLLSRFSKEEELQMKRMLQRMDVLAKRAMEKGVRLMVDAEQSYFQPAISRLTVETQRRFNRSQPIIYNTYQCYLKEAYNNVTGDVELSRREGWHFGTKLVRGAYMEQERERAAQMGYEDPINPNYEKTNEMYHRCLDYVLEEIKHSQKASVMVASHNEDTVKFTLRRMMELGIHPSDKKVCFGQLLGMCDQITFPLAQVRD, encoded by the exons ATGAAGATGACGTTCTACGGGCAGTTCGTAGCCGGGGAGGACCAGGAGGCCATCAAGCCGCTGCTGCGGCGGAACCAGGCCTTCGGCGTGGGCGCCGTGCTGGATTACAGCGTGGAGGAGGACCTGGGCGACGGGCG CTCCCGCACCTCTGCAGCCGAGAAGGAGATGGGAG GAGCAGAACAAAGGGAGAAGCAATACCGAGCCcatcagggatttggggatcacCGTAGTGGAGTCACCGGTGCCCACACCTATTTCTACGCTGATGAGGCCAAGTGTGACCAGCACATGGAGACTTTTCTCCACTGCATTGATGCTTCAA GTGGCAGCTCAGAGGACGGCTTCTCTGCCATCAAGCTGACAGCGCTGGCCAGACCCCAGTTCCTG GTGCGGTTCTCAGAGGTGCTGGTGAAGTGGCGGAGGTTCTTCCACCAAATGGCCGCAGAGCAGGGCCAGGCCGGGTGGGCAGTCCTGGACACAAAGCTGGAGGTGGAGAAGCTGCag GAGGCACTGGCCAACCTCGGCATTGTGAGCAAGGCAGAGAGCCAGCAGTGGTTCACGGGCAAGAACGTGGGCACGAGCGG cactgtggACCTGCTGGACTGGAACAGCCTGTTCGACAGCCGCACCAAGCTCTCCCGGCCTCTGCTCATCCCCAATAGGAAG ACTGGGCAGCTGGAGCCTCTGCTGTCACGCTTCAGCaaggaggaagagctgcagaTGAAGCGGATGCTGCAACGCATGGATGTCCTCGCTAAG AGAGCCATGGAGAAGGGTGTGAGGCTGATGGTGGACGCGGAGCAGAGCTACTTCCAGCCAGCCATCAGCCGCCTCACCGTGGAGACGCAGCGCCGCTTCAACAGGAGCCAGCCCATCATCTACAACACCTACCAGTGCTACCTGAAG GAGGCTTACAACAACGTGACAGGGGACGTGGAGCTGTCGCGCCGGGAGGGCTGGCACTTTGGCACCAAGCTGGTGCGTGGTGCCTacatggagcaggagagggagagggcaGCTCAGATGGGCTATGAGGATCCCATCAACCCAAACTATGAGAAGACCAACGAGATGTACCACAG GTGCCTGGACTATGTCCTGGAGGAGATCAAGCATAGCCAGAAAGCCAGTGTGATGGTGGCATCTCACAATGAGGACACAGTGAAGTTCACCCTGCGCAG GATGATGGAGCTGGGGATCCATCCCTCAGACAAGAAGGTGTGCTTCGGGCAGCTGCTGGGCATGTGTGACCAGATCACCTTCCCCCTGG CCCAAGTCAGGGACTGA
- the PRODH gene encoding proline dehydrogenase 1, mitochondrial isoform X1 — MKMTFYGQFVAGEDQEAIKPLLRRNQAFGVGAVLDYSVEEDLGDGRSRTSAAEKEMGGAEQREKQYRAHQGFGDHRSGVTGAHTYFYADEAKCDQHMETFLHCIDASSGSSEDGFSAIKLTALARPQFLVRFSEVLVKWRRFFHQMAAEQGQAGWAVLDTKLEVEKLQEALANLGIVSKAESQQWFTGKNVGTSGTVDLLDWNSLFDSRTKLSRPLLIPNRKTGQLEPLLSRFSKEEELQMKRMLQRMDVLAKRAMEKGVRLMVDAEQSYFQPAISRLTVETQRRFNRSQPIIYNTYQCYLKEAYNNVTGDVELSRREGWHFGTKLVRGAYMEQERERAAQMGYEDPINPNYEKTNEMYHRCLDYVLEEIKHSQKASVMVASHNEDTVKFTLRRMMELGIHPSDKKVCFGQLLGMCDQITFPLGQAGFPVYKYVPYGPVNEVLPYLSRRAQENRGFMQRANRERDLLWKEVKRRLLTGNLFSH, encoded by the exons ATGAAGATGACGTTCTACGGGCAGTTCGTAGCCGGGGAGGACCAGGAGGCCATCAAGCCGCTGCTGCGGCGGAACCAGGCCTTCGGCGTGGGCGCCGTGCTGGATTACAGCGTGGAGGAGGACCTGGGCGACGGGCG CTCCCGCACCTCTGCAGCCGAGAAGGAGATGGGAG GAGCAGAACAAAGGGAGAAGCAATACCGAGCCcatcagggatttggggatcacCGTAGTGGAGTCACCGGTGCCCACACCTATTTCTACGCTGATGAGGCCAAGTGTGACCAGCACATGGAGACTTTTCTCCACTGCATTGATGCTTCAA GTGGCAGCTCAGAGGACGGCTTCTCTGCCATCAAGCTGACAGCGCTGGCCAGACCCCAGTTCCTG GTGCGGTTCTCAGAGGTGCTGGTGAAGTGGCGGAGGTTCTTCCACCAAATGGCCGCAGAGCAGGGCCAGGCCGGGTGGGCAGTCCTGGACACAAAGCTGGAGGTGGAGAAGCTGCag GAGGCACTGGCCAACCTCGGCATTGTGAGCAAGGCAGAGAGCCAGCAGTGGTTCACGGGCAAGAACGTGGGCACGAGCGG cactgtggACCTGCTGGACTGGAACAGCCTGTTCGACAGCCGCACCAAGCTCTCCCGGCCTCTGCTCATCCCCAATAGGAAG ACTGGGCAGCTGGAGCCTCTGCTGTCACGCTTCAGCaaggaggaagagctgcagaTGAAGCGGATGCTGCAACGCATGGATGTCCTCGCTAAG AGAGCCATGGAGAAGGGTGTGAGGCTGATGGTGGACGCGGAGCAGAGCTACTTCCAGCCAGCCATCAGCCGCCTCACCGTGGAGACGCAGCGCCGCTTCAACAGGAGCCAGCCCATCATCTACAACACCTACCAGTGCTACCTGAAG GAGGCTTACAACAACGTGACAGGGGACGTGGAGCTGTCGCGCCGGGAGGGCTGGCACTTTGGCACCAAGCTGGTGCGTGGTGCCTacatggagcaggagagggagagggcaGCTCAGATGGGCTATGAGGATCCCATCAACCCAAACTATGAGAAGACCAACGAGATGTACCACAG GTGCCTGGACTATGTCCTGGAGGAGATCAAGCATAGCCAGAAAGCCAGTGTGATGGTGGCATCTCACAATGAGGACACAGTGAAGTTCACCCTGCGCAG GATGATGGAGCTGGGGATCCATCCCTCAGACAAGAAGGTGTGCTTCGGGCAGCTGCTGGGCATGTGTGACCAGATCACCTTCCCCCTGG GCCAGGCTGGCTTCCCTGTGTACAAGTACGTGCCCTACGGGCCGGTGAACGAAGTGCTGCCTTACCTGTCCCGCCGGGCCCAGGAGAACAGGGGCTTCATGCAGCGGGCAAACCGCGAGCGGGACCTGCTCTGGAAAGAGGTCAAGAGGCGTCTCCTCACAGGAAACCTCTTCAGCCActga
- the PRODH gene encoding proline dehydrogenase 1, mitochondrial isoform X4, with the protein MGGFAASLALCFFPIGHSHFGDSDAKAETSWRRWLCCHPELLSRGWPCSSSRTSAAEKEMGGAEQREKQYRAHQGFGDHRSGVTGAHTYFYADEAKCDQHMETFLHCIDASSGSSEDGFSAIKLTALARPQFLVRFSEVLVKWRRFFHQMAAEQGQAGWAVLDTKLEVEKLQEALANLGIVSKAESQQWFTGKNVGTSGTVDLLDWNSLFDSRTKLSRPLLIPNRKTGQLEPLLSRFSKEEELQMKRMLQRMDVLAKRAMEKGVRLMVDAEQSYFQPAISRLTVETQRRFNRSQPIIYNTYQCYLKEAYNNVTGDVELSRREGWHFGTKLVRGAYMEQERERAAQMGYEDPINPNYEKTNEMYHRCLDYVLEEIKHSQKASVMVASHNEDTVKFTLRRMMELGIHPSDKKVCFGQLLGMCDQITFPLGQAGFPVYKYVPYGPVNEVLPYLSRRAQENRGFMQRANRERDLLWKEVKRRLLTGNLFSH; encoded by the exons ATGGGTGGCTTTGCTGCTTCCCTCGCACTGTGCTTCTTCCCCATTGGGCACAGCCACTTTGGGGACAGTGATGCCAAGGCAGAGACCTCCTGGAGGAGatggctctgctgccacccagagctgctctccaggggCTGGCCCTGTTCCAG CTCCCGCACCTCTGCAGCCGAGAAGGAGATGGGAG GAGCAGAACAAAGGGAGAAGCAATACCGAGCCcatcagggatttggggatcacCGTAGTGGAGTCACCGGTGCCCACACCTATTTCTACGCTGATGAGGCCAAGTGTGACCAGCACATGGAGACTTTTCTCCACTGCATTGATGCTTCAA GTGGCAGCTCAGAGGACGGCTTCTCTGCCATCAAGCTGACAGCGCTGGCCAGACCCCAGTTCCTG GTGCGGTTCTCAGAGGTGCTGGTGAAGTGGCGGAGGTTCTTCCACCAAATGGCCGCAGAGCAGGGCCAGGCCGGGTGGGCAGTCCTGGACACAAAGCTGGAGGTGGAGAAGCTGCag GAGGCACTGGCCAACCTCGGCATTGTGAGCAAGGCAGAGAGCCAGCAGTGGTTCACGGGCAAGAACGTGGGCACGAGCGG cactgtggACCTGCTGGACTGGAACAGCCTGTTCGACAGCCGCACCAAGCTCTCCCGGCCTCTGCTCATCCCCAATAGGAAG ACTGGGCAGCTGGAGCCTCTGCTGTCACGCTTCAGCaaggaggaagagctgcagaTGAAGCGGATGCTGCAACGCATGGATGTCCTCGCTAAG AGAGCCATGGAGAAGGGTGTGAGGCTGATGGTGGACGCGGAGCAGAGCTACTTCCAGCCAGCCATCAGCCGCCTCACCGTGGAGACGCAGCGCCGCTTCAACAGGAGCCAGCCCATCATCTACAACACCTACCAGTGCTACCTGAAG GAGGCTTACAACAACGTGACAGGGGACGTGGAGCTGTCGCGCCGGGAGGGCTGGCACTTTGGCACCAAGCTGGTGCGTGGTGCCTacatggagcaggagagggagagggcaGCTCAGATGGGCTATGAGGATCCCATCAACCCAAACTATGAGAAGACCAACGAGATGTACCACAG GTGCCTGGACTATGTCCTGGAGGAGATCAAGCATAGCCAGAAAGCCAGTGTGATGGTGGCATCTCACAATGAGGACACAGTGAAGTTCACCCTGCGCAG GATGATGGAGCTGGGGATCCATCCCTCAGACAAGAAGGTGTGCTTCGGGCAGCTGCTGGGCATGTGTGACCAGATCACCTTCCCCCTGG GCCAGGCTGGCTTCCCTGTGTACAAGTACGTGCCCTACGGGCCGGTGAACGAAGTGCTGCCTTACCTGTCCCGCCGGGCCCAGGAGAACAGGGGCTTCATGCAGCGGGCAAACCGCGAGCGGGACCTGCTCTGGAAAGAGGTCAAGAGGCGTCTCCTCACAGGAAACCTCTTCAGCCActga
- the PRODH gene encoding proline dehydrogenase 1, mitochondrial isoform X3, translating into MDGEALYPSTGGFSHLTCQLDPISNGMAREQQGPAPGWQHRSLRASLSISVGLQGVADLALIFPVSLLSSRTSAAEKEMGGAEQREKQYRAHQGFGDHRSGVTGAHTYFYADEAKCDQHMETFLHCIDASSGSSEDGFSAIKLTALARPQFLVRFSEVLVKWRRFFHQMAAEQGQAGWAVLDTKLEVEKLQEALANLGIVSKAESQQWFTGKNVGTSGTVDLLDWNSLFDSRTKLSRPLLIPNRKTGQLEPLLSRFSKEEELQMKRMLQRMDVLAKRAMEKGVRLMVDAEQSYFQPAISRLTVETQRRFNRSQPIIYNTYQCYLKEAYNNVTGDVELSRREGWHFGTKLVRGAYMEQERERAAQMGYEDPINPNYEKTNEMYHRCLDYVLEEIKHSQKASVMVASHNEDTVKFTLRRMMELGIHPSDKKVCFGQLLGMCDQITFPLGQAGFPVYKYVPYGPVNEVLPYLSRRAQENRGFMQRANRERDLLWKEVKRRLLTGNLFSH; encoded by the exons ATGGATGGTGAAGCCCTGTACCCTTCCACAGGTGGATTTAGCCATCTGACCTGCCAGTTGGATCCCATCAGCAATGGGATGGCAAGGGAACAGCAGGGTCCAGCACCAGGATGGCAGCACAGGAGCCTCAGAGCTTCCCTGTCCATCAGTGTAGGGTTGCAGGGGGTTGCTGACCTGGCCCTTATCTTCCCTGTTTCTCTTCTTAGCTCCCGCACCTCTGCAGCCGAGAAGGAGATGGGAG GAGCAGAACAAAGGGAGAAGCAATACCGAGCCcatcagggatttggggatcacCGTAGTGGAGTCACCGGTGCCCACACCTATTTCTACGCTGATGAGGCCAAGTGTGACCAGCACATGGAGACTTTTCTCCACTGCATTGATGCTTCAA GTGGCAGCTCAGAGGACGGCTTCTCTGCCATCAAGCTGACAGCGCTGGCCAGACCCCAGTTCCTG GTGCGGTTCTCAGAGGTGCTGGTGAAGTGGCGGAGGTTCTTCCACCAAATGGCCGCAGAGCAGGGCCAGGCCGGGTGGGCAGTCCTGGACACAAAGCTGGAGGTGGAGAAGCTGCag GAGGCACTGGCCAACCTCGGCATTGTGAGCAAGGCAGAGAGCCAGCAGTGGTTCACGGGCAAGAACGTGGGCACGAGCGG cactgtggACCTGCTGGACTGGAACAGCCTGTTCGACAGCCGCACCAAGCTCTCCCGGCCTCTGCTCATCCCCAATAGGAAG ACTGGGCAGCTGGAGCCTCTGCTGTCACGCTTCAGCaaggaggaagagctgcagaTGAAGCGGATGCTGCAACGCATGGATGTCCTCGCTAAG AGAGCCATGGAGAAGGGTGTGAGGCTGATGGTGGACGCGGAGCAGAGCTACTTCCAGCCAGCCATCAGCCGCCTCACCGTGGAGACGCAGCGCCGCTTCAACAGGAGCCAGCCCATCATCTACAACACCTACCAGTGCTACCTGAAG GAGGCTTACAACAACGTGACAGGGGACGTGGAGCTGTCGCGCCGGGAGGGCTGGCACTTTGGCACCAAGCTGGTGCGTGGTGCCTacatggagcaggagagggagagggcaGCTCAGATGGGCTATGAGGATCCCATCAACCCAAACTATGAGAAGACCAACGAGATGTACCACAG GTGCCTGGACTATGTCCTGGAGGAGATCAAGCATAGCCAGAAAGCCAGTGTGATGGTGGCATCTCACAATGAGGACACAGTGAAGTTCACCCTGCGCAG GATGATGGAGCTGGGGATCCATCCCTCAGACAAGAAGGTGTGCTTCGGGCAGCTGCTGGGCATGTGTGACCAGATCACCTTCCCCCTGG GCCAGGCTGGCTTCCCTGTGTACAAGTACGTGCCCTACGGGCCGGTGAACGAAGTGCTGCCTTACCTGTCCCGCCGGGCCCAGGAGAACAGGGGCTTCATGCAGCGGGCAAACCGCGAGCGGGACCTGCTCTGGAAAGAGGTCAAGAGGCGTCTCCTCACAGGAAACCTCTTCAGCCActga
- the PRODH gene encoding proline dehydrogenase 1, mitochondrial isoform X5, translated as MGGAEQREKQYRAHQGFGDHRSGVTGAHTYFYADEAKCDQHMETFLHCIDASSGSSEDGFSAIKLTALARPQFLVRFSEVLVKWRRFFHQMAAEQGQAGWAVLDTKLEVEKLQEALANLGIVSKAESQQWFTGKNVGTSGTVDLLDWNSLFDSRTKLSRPLLIPNRKTGQLEPLLSRFSKEEELQMKRMLQRMDVLAKRAMEKGVRLMVDAEQSYFQPAISRLTVETQRRFNRSQPIIYNTYQCYLKEAYNNVTGDVELSRREGWHFGTKLVRGAYMEQERERAAQMGYEDPINPNYEKTNEMYHRCLDYVLEEIKHSQKASVMVASHNEDTVKFTLRRMMELGIHPSDKKVCFGQLLGMCDQITFPLGQAGFPVYKYVPYGPVNEVLPYLSRRAQENRGFMQRANRERDLLWKEVKRRLLTGNLFSH; from the exons ATGGGAG GAGCAGAACAAAGGGAGAAGCAATACCGAGCCcatcagggatttggggatcacCGTAGTGGAGTCACCGGTGCCCACACCTATTTCTACGCTGATGAGGCCAAGTGTGACCAGCACATGGAGACTTTTCTCCACTGCATTGATGCTTCAA GTGGCAGCTCAGAGGACGGCTTCTCTGCCATCAAGCTGACAGCGCTGGCCAGACCCCAGTTCCTG GTGCGGTTCTCAGAGGTGCTGGTGAAGTGGCGGAGGTTCTTCCACCAAATGGCCGCAGAGCAGGGCCAGGCCGGGTGGGCAGTCCTGGACACAAAGCTGGAGGTGGAGAAGCTGCag GAGGCACTGGCCAACCTCGGCATTGTGAGCAAGGCAGAGAGCCAGCAGTGGTTCACGGGCAAGAACGTGGGCACGAGCGG cactgtggACCTGCTGGACTGGAACAGCCTGTTCGACAGCCGCACCAAGCTCTCCCGGCCTCTGCTCATCCCCAATAGGAAG ACTGGGCAGCTGGAGCCTCTGCTGTCACGCTTCAGCaaggaggaagagctgcagaTGAAGCGGATGCTGCAACGCATGGATGTCCTCGCTAAG AGAGCCATGGAGAAGGGTGTGAGGCTGATGGTGGACGCGGAGCAGAGCTACTTCCAGCCAGCCATCAGCCGCCTCACCGTGGAGACGCAGCGCCGCTTCAACAGGAGCCAGCCCATCATCTACAACACCTACCAGTGCTACCTGAAG GAGGCTTACAACAACGTGACAGGGGACGTGGAGCTGTCGCGCCGGGAGGGCTGGCACTTTGGCACCAAGCTGGTGCGTGGTGCCTacatggagcaggagagggagagggcaGCTCAGATGGGCTATGAGGATCCCATCAACCCAAACTATGAGAAGACCAACGAGATGTACCACAG GTGCCTGGACTATGTCCTGGAGGAGATCAAGCATAGCCAGAAAGCCAGTGTGATGGTGGCATCTCACAATGAGGACACAGTGAAGTTCACCCTGCGCAG GATGATGGAGCTGGGGATCCATCCCTCAGACAAGAAGGTGTGCTTCGGGCAGCTGCTGGGCATGTGTGACCAGATCACCTTCCCCCTGG GCCAGGCTGGCTTCCCTGTGTACAAGTACGTGCCCTACGGGCCGGTGAACGAAGTGCTGCCTTACCTGTCCCGCCGGGCCCAGGAGAACAGGGGCTTCATGCAGCGGGCAAACCGCGAGCGGGACCTGCTCTGGAAAGAGGTCAAGAGGCGTCTCCTCACAGGAAACCTCTTCAGCCActga